A region of Streptomyces sp. R44 DNA encodes the following proteins:
- a CDS encoding NADH-quinone oxidoreductase subunit C, with the protein MSDETPNPEKDLSEQNLPGQRGDHGEEVRVQRGMFGANNGGDTSGYGGLVRSVRLPGPAARPYGGWFDEVADELEGALEEQGLLPENAIEKTVVDRGELTFHVEREHLVRVARTLRDDPALRFELCTGVSGVHYPGDKGRELHAVYHLRSLTHGRLIRLEVSAPDSEPRIPSLVAVYPTNDWHERETYDFFGIVFDGHPALTRIMMPDDWQGHPQRKDYPLGGIAIEYKGAQIPAPDQRRSYS; encoded by the coding sequence GTGAGCGACGAAACCCCGAACCCCGAGAAGGACCTCAGCGAGCAGAACCTGCCGGGTCAGCGCGGGGACCACGGCGAGGAGGTCCGCGTCCAGCGCGGCATGTTCGGCGCCAACAACGGCGGCGACACCTCCGGCTACGGCGGCCTCGTCCGCTCCGTCCGGCTCCCCGGTCCGGCCGCCCGCCCGTACGGCGGCTGGTTCGACGAGGTGGCCGACGAGCTGGAGGGCGCACTGGAGGAGCAGGGACTCCTCCCTGAGAACGCCATCGAGAAGACGGTCGTCGACCGCGGCGAGCTCACCTTCCACGTCGAGCGCGAGCACCTCGTCCGCGTGGCCCGCACCCTGCGCGACGACCCGGCGCTCCGCTTCGAGCTCTGCACCGGCGTCTCCGGCGTCCACTACCCCGGGGACAAGGGCCGCGAGCTGCACGCCGTCTACCACCTGCGCTCGCTGACCCACGGCCGGCTGATCCGCCTGGAGGTCTCGGCCCCGGACAGCGAGCCGCGCATCCCGTCCCTCGTCGCGGTCTACCCGACGAACGACTGGCACGAGCGCGAGACGTACGACTTCTTCGGCATCGTCTTCGACGGCCACCCCGCCCTCACCCGGATCATGATGCCGGACGACTGGCAGGGCCACCCGCAGCGCAAGGACTACCCCCTCGGCGGCATCGCCATCGAGTACAAGGGCGCCCAGATCCCGGCTCCGGACCAGCGGAGGTCGTACAGCTGA
- the nuoE gene encoding NADH-quinone oxidoreductase subunit NuoE: MTENVSLGMPQLPAPAYPADVHARLEEDARAIIARYPDSRSALLPMLHLVQSEEGHVTRTGMRFCAEILGLTTAEVTAVATFYTMYRRKPSGDYQVGVCTNTLCAVMGGDAIFEELKQHLGVGNDETTDDGRITLEHIECNAACDFAPVVMVNWEFFDNQTPESAKKMVDDLRAGRTVEPTRGAPLCTFKETARILAGFPDERPGAVEATGGAGPASLVGLRLAKGETPHRRIVHPRGEAASQEGE; this comes from the coding sequence ATGACGGAGAACGTCAGCCTCGGGATGCCCCAGCTCCCGGCGCCCGCGTACCCGGCGGACGTCCACGCCCGTCTGGAGGAGGACGCCCGGGCGATCATCGCCCGCTACCCGGACTCCCGCTCCGCACTCCTGCCGATGCTGCACCTCGTGCAGTCGGAGGAGGGCCATGTGACCCGTACCGGCATGCGGTTCTGCGCCGAGATCCTCGGCCTGACCACCGCCGAGGTCACCGCCGTCGCCACCTTCTACACGATGTACCGGCGCAAGCCCTCCGGCGACTACCAGGTCGGCGTCTGTACGAACACGCTCTGCGCGGTCATGGGCGGCGACGCCATCTTCGAGGAGCTCAAGCAGCACCTCGGCGTCGGCAACGACGAGACGACGGACGACGGCAGGATCACGCTCGAACACATCGAGTGCAACGCGGCCTGCGACTTCGCGCCCGTCGTGATGGTCAACTGGGAGTTCTTCGACAACCAGACGCCCGAGTCCGCCAAGAAGATGGTCGACGACCTCCGGGCCGGACGCACCGTCGAACCCACCCGGGGCGCCCCGCTCTGCACCTTCAAGGAGACCGCCCGCATCCTCGCCGGCTTCCCCGACGAGCGCCCGGGCGCCGTCGAGGCCACCGGCGGAGCCGGACCCGCCTCCCTCGTCGGCCTGCGCCTGGCCAAGGGCGAGACCCCGCACCGCCGAATCGTCCACCCGCGCGGTGAGGCAGCCAGTCAGGAGGGGGAGTGA
- a CDS encoding NADH-quinone oxidoreductase subunit D, giving the protein MSTEHASPRETTEGAVYTVTGGDWEEVVQSAAKADDERIIVNMGPQHPSTHGVLRLILEIDGETVTEARCGIGYLHTGIEKNLEYRTWTQGTTFVTRMDYLTSFYNETAYCLGVEKLLGITEQIPDRASVIRVLLMELNRLSSHLVCIATGGMELGATTIMIYGFRDREMILDLYELITGLRMNHAFIRPGGLAQDLPPGAVDAVREFVKTMKRNLPEYDKLATGNPIFKARMQDVGYLDLTGCMALGATGPILRSAGLPHDLRKTDPYCGYENYDFDVPTADTCDSYGRFLVRLEEMRQSLRIVEQCLDRLEPGPVMVGDKKIAWPAQLALGADGLGNSTDHIAKIMGTSMEALIHHFKLVTEGFRVPAGQAYAAVESPKGELGVHVVSDGGTRPYRVHFRDPSFTNLQAMAAMCEGGQVADVIVAVASIDPVMGGVDR; this is encoded by the coding sequence ATGTCCACCGAACACGCGTCTCCCCGCGAGACGACCGAAGGCGCCGTCTACACGGTCACCGGCGGCGACTGGGAAGAGGTCGTCCAGTCCGCCGCGAAGGCCGACGACGAGCGCATCATCGTCAACATGGGCCCCCAGCACCCGTCCACCCACGGCGTGCTCCGCCTGATCCTGGAGATCGACGGCGAGACCGTCACCGAGGCCCGCTGCGGCATCGGCTACCTCCACACCGGCATCGAGAAGAACCTCGAGTACCGGACCTGGACGCAGGGCACCACCTTCGTCACGCGCATGGACTACCTCACCTCGTTCTACAACGAGACGGCGTACTGCCTCGGCGTGGAGAAGCTCCTCGGCATCACCGAGCAGATCCCGGACCGCGCCAGCGTCATCCGCGTCCTGCTGATGGAGCTCAACCGGCTCTCCTCGCACCTGGTGTGCATCGCCACCGGCGGCATGGAGCTCGGCGCCACCACGATCATGATCTACGGCTTCCGGGACCGCGAGATGATCCTGGACCTGTACGAGCTGATCACCGGCCTGCGCATGAACCACGCGTTCATCCGCCCCGGCGGCCTCGCCCAGGACCTTCCGCCCGGCGCCGTCGACGCCGTGCGCGAGTTCGTGAAGACCATGAAGAGGAACCTGCCGGAGTACGACAAGCTCGCCACCGGCAACCCCATCTTCAAGGCCCGCATGCAGGACGTCGGCTACCTCGACCTCACCGGCTGCATGGCCCTCGGCGCCACCGGACCGATCCTCCGGTCGGCGGGCCTCCCGCACGACCTGCGGAAGACCGACCCGTACTGCGGCTACGAGAACTACGACTTCGACGTCCCGACCGCCGACACCTGCGACTCCTACGGACGCTTCCTCGTCCGCCTGGAGGAGATGCGGCAGTCCCTGCGGATCGTCGAGCAGTGCCTCGACCGCCTGGAGCCCGGCCCGGTCATGGTCGGCGACAAGAAGATCGCCTGGCCGGCGCAGCTCGCGCTCGGCGCGGACGGCCTCGGCAACTCCACCGACCACATCGCGAAGATCATGGGCACCTCCATGGAGGCCCTGATCCACCACTTCAAGCTGGTCACCGAGGGCTTCCGGGTCCCCGCCGGGCAGGCCTACGCGGCCGTCGAGTCGCCCAAGGGCGAGCTCGGCGTCCACGTCGTCTCCGACGGCGGCACCCGCCCCTACCGGGTCCACTTCCGCGACCCGTCCTTCACCAACCTGCAGGCGATGGCCGCGATGTGCGAGGGCGGCCAGGTCGCCGACGTCATCGTCGCCGTCGCCTCCATCGACCCCGTGATGGGAGGCGTCGACCGATGA
- the nuoF gene encoding NADH-quinone oxidoreductase subunit NuoF yields the protein MMTLAAEINNSSPEKLLAPVLSAFWDQPDSWTLETYRRHEGYEGLRKALAMSPDDLIAYVKESGLRGRGGAGFPTGMKWQFIPQGDGKPHYLVVNADESEPGTCKDIPLLFANPHSLIEGIVIACYAIRSNHAFIYLRGEVVPVLRRLHEAVREAYAAGYLGTNILGSGLDLELTVHAGAGAYICGEETALLDSLEGRRGQPRLRPPFPAVAGLYACPTVVNNVESIASVPAILNKGKDWFTSMGTEKSPGFTLYSLSGHVASPGQYEAPLGITLRQLLDMSGGMRPGHRLKFWTPGGSSTPMFTDEHLDVPLDYEGVGAAGSMLGTKALQCFDETTCVVRAVTRWTEFYAHESCGKCTPCREGTYWLVQLLRDIEAGKGRLSDLDKLNDIADNINGKSFCALGDGAASPIFSSLKYFREEYEQHITGKGCPFDPAKSTAWADNHKEVTA from the coding sequence GTGATGACCTTGGCCGCCGAGATCAACAACAGCAGCCCCGAGAAGCTGCTCGCACCCGTCCTGTCGGCCTTCTGGGACCAGCCCGACTCCTGGACCCTGGAGACCTACCGGCGGCACGAGGGCTACGAGGGCCTGCGCAAGGCCCTCGCGATGAGCCCCGACGACCTCATCGCGTACGTCAAGGAATCCGGCCTCCGCGGACGCGGCGGCGCCGGCTTCCCCACCGGCATGAAGTGGCAGTTCATCCCGCAGGGCGACGGCAAGCCGCACTACCTCGTCGTCAACGCCGACGAGTCCGAGCCCGGCACCTGCAAGGACATCCCGCTCCTCTTCGCCAACCCGCACTCCCTCATCGAGGGCATCGTGATCGCCTGCTACGCGATCCGCTCGAACCACGCCTTCATCTATCTGCGCGGCGAGGTCGTCCCCGTCCTGCGCCGTCTCCACGAGGCCGTCCGCGAGGCCTACGCCGCCGGCTACCTCGGCACGAACATCCTCGGCAGCGGACTCGACCTCGAACTCACCGTGCACGCCGGCGCCGGCGCGTACATCTGCGGTGAGGAGACCGCGCTGCTCGACTCGCTCGAAGGGCGCCGCGGCCAGCCCCGGCTGCGACCCCCCTTCCCCGCGGTCGCCGGTCTGTACGCCTGCCCCACTGTGGTGAACAACGTCGAATCCATCGCCTCGGTTCCCGCGATCCTGAACAAGGGCAAGGACTGGTTCACGTCGATGGGGACCGAGAAGTCCCCGGGCTTCACCCTGTACTCGCTCAGCGGGCACGTCGCCTCGCCCGGCCAGTACGAGGCCCCCCTCGGGATCACCCTGCGCCAGCTCCTCGACATGAGCGGCGGCATGCGGCCCGGGCACCGGCTGAAGTTCTGGACGCCCGGCGGCTCCTCCACGCCGATGTTCACCGACGAGCACCTCGACGTGCCCCTCGACTACGAGGGCGTCGGCGCCGCCGGCTCCATGCTCGGCACCAAGGCGCTCCAGTGCTTCGACGAGACCACCTGTGTCGTCCGGGCCGTCACCCGCTGGACCGAGTTCTACGCCCACGAGTCCTGCGGCAAGTGCACACCCTGCCGCGAGGGCACGTACTGGCTGGTCCAGCTGCTCCGCGACATCGAGGCCGGCAAGGGCAGGCTCTCCGACCTCGACAAGCTCAACGACATCGCCGACAACATCAACGGCAAGTCGTTCTGCGCCCTCGGCGACGGCGCCGCCTCGCCGATCTTCTCCTCGCTGAAGTACTTCCGCGAGGAGTACGAGCAGCACATCACGGGCAAGGGCTGCCCCTTCGACCCGGCCAAGTCGACCGCCTGGGCGGACAACCACAAGGAGGTGACCGCATGA
- a CDS encoding NADH-quinone oxidoreductase subunit G: MTVTPQSMSGSAAGHPGGGGSPAVPPEDLVTLTIDGAEISVPKGTLVIRAAEQLGIEIPRFCDHPLLDPAGACRQCIVEVEGQRKPMASCTITCTDGMVVKSQLTSPVAEKAQHGVMELLLVNHPLDCPVCDKGGECPLQNQAMSHGQAESRFEGVKRTYEKPVPISTQVLLDRERCVLCARCTRFSNQVAGDPMIELIERGALQQVGTGEGDPFESYFSGNTIQICPVGALTSAAYRFRSRPFDLVSTPSVCEHCAGGCATRTDHRRGKVMRRLAAEDPEVNEEWICDKGRFGFRYAQQRDRLTTPLVRNTDTGELEPASWPEALEAAARGLVRGRTGVLTGGRLTVEDSYAYAKFARVALDTNDIDFRARIHSGEEADFLASAVAGRGRDLDGSGVTYTSLEAAPAVLLVGLESEEEAPGVFLRLRKAWRKHGQKTYAVAPFATRGLEKAGGTLLPAAPGTETEWLDALTARVGLSEDGAAAAEALRQEGAVLAVGERLAGVPGALTAALRAAAATGARLVWIPRRAGERGAVEAGALPALLPGGRPATDPRAREEVAAAWGVRELPHRYGRDTGQIVEAAAGGELAALLVAGVEVADLPDPARAREALDTAFVVSLELRPSEVTERADVILPVAAVAEKPGTFLNWEGRARLFESALKPEQMTRPLAPTDARVLHMLADALDVHLGLPDLRSARRELDRLGGWTEERATEPSSPGQPAARPGDGEAVLAGHRLLLDLGRLQEGDTALAGTRHAAVARLSATTAADTGVKDGDVLEVTGPAGSVTFPLQVTEMPDRVVWLPLNSAGRGVLSDTGAHPGDLVRIGPATSQEVQA, translated from the coding sequence ATGACCGTCACGCCGCAGTCCATGAGCGGCTCCGCCGCGGGCCACCCCGGCGGCGGCGGCAGCCCGGCCGTACCGCCCGAGGACCTCGTGACGCTGACCATCGACGGCGCCGAGATCTCCGTCCCCAAGGGGACGCTGGTCATCCGCGCCGCCGAACAGCTCGGCATCGAGATCCCGCGCTTCTGCGACCACCCGCTCCTCGACCCCGCCGGCGCCTGCCGCCAGTGCATCGTCGAGGTCGAGGGCCAGCGCAAGCCGATGGCCTCCTGCACCATCACCTGCACCGACGGCATGGTGGTGAAGTCCCAGCTGACCTCGCCCGTCGCCGAGAAGGCCCAGCACGGCGTGATGGAGCTGCTGCTCGTCAACCACCCGCTGGACTGCCCGGTCTGCGACAAGGGCGGCGAGTGCCCCCTGCAGAACCAGGCCATGTCCCACGGACAGGCCGAATCCCGCTTCGAGGGCGTCAAGCGGACCTACGAGAAGCCCGTCCCGATCTCCACCCAGGTGCTGCTCGACCGCGAGCGGTGCGTGCTCTGCGCCCGCTGCACCCGCTTCTCCAACCAGGTCGCGGGCGACCCGATGATCGAGCTCATCGAGCGCGGCGCGCTCCAGCAGGTCGGCACCGGCGAGGGCGACCCCTTCGAGTCGTACTTCTCCGGCAACACCATCCAGATCTGCCCGGTCGGCGCCCTCACCTCGGCCGCCTACCGCTTCCGCTCCCGCCCCTTCGACCTGGTCTCCACGCCGTCCGTCTGCGAGCACTGCGCCGGCGGCTGCGCCACCCGCACCGACCACCGGCGCGGCAAGGTCATGCGGCGGCTCGCCGCCGAGGACCCGGAGGTCAACGAGGAGTGGATCTGCGACAAGGGCCGCTTCGGCTTCCGGTACGCCCAGCAGCGCGACCGGCTCACCACCCCGCTCGTCCGGAACACCGACACCGGTGAGCTGGAGCCCGCCTCCTGGCCCGAGGCCCTGGAGGCCGCCGCCCGCGGGCTCGTCCGCGGCCGGACCGGCGTCCTGACCGGCGGCCGTCTGACCGTCGAGGACTCCTACGCGTACGCCAAGTTCGCCCGGGTCGCCCTCGACACCAACGACATCGACTTCCGGGCCCGGATCCACTCCGGCGAGGAGGCCGACTTCCTGGCCTCCGCCGTCGCCGGACGCGGCCGCGACCTGGACGGCTCGGGCGTCACGTACACCTCGCTCGAAGCCGCCCCGGCCGTGCTCCTCGTCGGCCTGGAGTCCGAGGAGGAGGCCCCCGGCGTCTTCCTGCGGCTCCGCAAGGCCTGGCGCAAGCACGGCCAGAAGACGTACGCGGTCGCGCCGTTCGCGACCCGGGGCCTGGAGAAGGCGGGCGGCACCCTGCTGCCCGCCGCCCCCGGCACCGAGACCGAGTGGCTCGACGCCCTCACCGCCCGGGTCGGCCTCTCCGAGGACGGCGCCGCCGCGGCCGAGGCCCTCCGCCAGGAGGGCGCCGTCCTCGCCGTCGGCGAGCGGCTCGCGGGCGTGCCCGGCGCGCTCACCGCCGCCCTGCGCGCCGCCGCCGCCACCGGCGCCCGCCTCGTGTGGATCCCGCGCCGGGCCGGCGAGCGCGGCGCCGTCGAGGCCGGTGCGCTCCCGGCGCTGCTGCCCGGCGGCCGGCCCGCGACCGATCCCCGCGCGCGTGAGGAGGTCGCCGCCGCCTGGGGCGTCCGCGAACTCCCGCACCGCTACGGCCGCGACACCGGCCAGATCGTGGAAGCCGCCGCCGGCGGCGAACTCGCCGCGCTGCTCGTCGCCGGCGTCGAGGTCGCCGACCTGCCGGACCCGGCACGCGCGCGCGAGGCCCTCGACACGGCCTTCGTGGTCTCCCTGGAGCTGCGGCCGAGCGAGGTCACCGAGCGCGCCGACGTGATCCTGCCGGTCGCGGCCGTCGCCGAGAAGCCCGGCACCTTCCTCAACTGGGAGGGCAGGGCCCGGCTCTTCGAGTCCGCGCTCAAGCCCGAGCAGATGACCCGGCCGCTCGCGCCGACCGACGCCCGCGTGCTCCACATGCTCGCCGACGCCCTCGACGTCCACCTCGGCCTGCCCGACCTGCGGTCGGCCCGCCGGGAGCTGGACCGGCTCGGCGGCTGGACCGAGGAGCGGGCCACCGAGCCCAGCTCGCCCGGTCAGCCGGCGGCCCGGCCCGGCGACGGCGAGGCCGTCCTCGCCGGACACCGGCTCCTCCTCGACCTCGGCAGGCTCCAGGAGGGCGACACCGCCCTGGCCGGCACCCGGCACGCCGCCGTCGCCCGGCTCTCCGCCACCACCGCCGCGGACACCGGCGTCAAGGACGGCGACGTCCTGGAGGTGACCGGCCCCGCGGGCTCCGTCACCTTCCCGCTCCAGGTCACCGAGATGCCCGACCGGGTCGTCTGGCTCCCGCTGAACTCGGCGGGCCGCGGTGTCCTCTCCGACACCGGCGCCCACCCCGGCGACCTGGTCCGCATCGGCCCGGCGACCTCGCAGGAGGTGCAGGCATGA